In a genomic window of Streptomyces sp. NBC_01231:
- a CDS encoding glycoside hydrolase family 3 C-terminal domain-containing protein produces the protein MEFTRTSVRRRRKGRLRRTGLIAGASAMLLAAGTAVAPGASGAGDARGTGSVSPRVAALIARMSLDEKLPFVHGGTDPRKLGQAGYIPGVPRLGIPELRLTDGPAGVRVNAHATAMPAPVALASSFDDRLARTYGQVIGHDGRALGQDVLLSPMTNIIRVPYAGRNFETFSEDPLLSSRMVSGEIAGVQSQGLIATVKHYAENNQEDNRMGVNVNVDEQTLRQIELPAFEAAVKAGAGSVMCSYNSVNGSHGCGSDKLLNSILKEQWGFKGWVMSDWGAAHATTDIVNGLDQEMPSGVFLGDELKTAITNGTIPVSELNDSVARILGQMNHFGLLDGAAGRRPARDPKGGAKIAQKVAESGSVLLKNTGKALPLTGENTSIGLIGPTAKTPKVTGGGSSNVVPDSAASPLATITQRAGRNATVRHAAGVDNTGAPIPTTALSPALPVGSDGTITVTPDKSFDYSGTLTVPADGDYSFVYDLPAAYGALKIDGKSVITGFLGSSSATVHLTAGKHRLAANAQAIQGAPAKIRLNWVTPQAAQTAREQAVALARQVKTPIVFAYDDGTEGVDRKNLSLPADQDGLISAVADANPNTIVVLNTGSSITMPWLSKVKAVLDTYYPGQNGAEATARLLYGDVNPSGKTTQTFPASESATPVAGDPLRYPGVDNQENYSEGVYVGYRWYDKEKAAPLFPFGHGLSYTSFAYRDLAVRQSHGGATVSFTLKNTGTRDGDEVAQVYVGASPKTTAPQAVRSLGGYQKVHLRAGQSKTVRIRVDAQQLKYWNTSSHAWELGTGHREVWVGSSSRTLPLHGGVDVTH, from the coding sequence ATGGAGTTCACTCGGACATCGGTACGACGTCGCAGGAAAGGCCGGTTGCGCCGCACCGGCCTGATCGCGGGAGCGAGCGCGATGCTCCTTGCCGCAGGCACGGCCGTGGCCCCCGGCGCCTCGGGCGCGGGTGACGCCCGGGGCACCGGCAGCGTGTCTCCCCGCGTCGCCGCCCTCATCGCGAGGATGTCGCTGGACGAGAAGTTGCCCTTCGTCCATGGAGGCACCGATCCCCGTAAACTCGGCCAGGCCGGATACATCCCCGGGGTTCCCCGCCTCGGCATCCCCGAACTGCGGCTCACCGACGGACCGGCGGGCGTCCGGGTCAACGCGCACGCCACCGCGATGCCGGCGCCGGTCGCGCTCGCCTCGTCCTTCGACGACCGACTGGCCCGTACGTACGGCCAGGTCATCGGACACGACGGCCGTGCGCTCGGCCAGGACGTGCTGCTCTCACCGATGACGAACATCATCCGGGTGCCGTACGCGGGGCGGAACTTCGAGACCTTCAGCGAGGACCCGCTGCTCAGCTCCCGCATGGTGTCCGGCGAGATCGCGGGCGTTCAGAGCCAGGGCCTGATCGCCACCGTCAAGCACTACGCGGAGAACAACCAGGAAGACAACCGCATGGGGGTGAACGTCAACGTCGACGAACAGACCCTGCGTCAGATCGAGCTGCCCGCCTTCGAGGCCGCCGTAAAGGCCGGCGCCGGTTCGGTGATGTGCTCGTACAACTCGGTGAACGGCAGTCACGGCTGCGGCAGCGACAAACTGCTCAACTCGATCCTCAAAGAGCAGTGGGGCTTCAAGGGTTGGGTCATGTCGGACTGGGGCGCGGCCCACGCGACGACCGACATCGTGAACGGCCTCGACCAGGAGATGCCGAGCGGCGTCTTTCTGGGCGACGAACTGAAGACCGCGATAACGAACGGCACCATTCCGGTCTCGGAGCTGAACGACTCGGTCGCCCGCATCCTGGGCCAGATGAACCACTTCGGTCTCCTCGACGGCGCCGCGGGCCGGCGGCCCGCACGCGACCCGAAGGGCGGCGCCAAGATCGCGCAGAAGGTGGCCGAGTCGGGCTCGGTTCTGCTGAAGAACACCGGCAAGGCGCTTCCGCTGACTGGCGAAAACACCAGCATCGGACTCATCGGCCCGACCGCGAAGACACCGAAGGTCACCGGCGGCGGCAGCTCCAACGTCGTACCGGACTCCGCGGCCTCGCCGCTGGCCACCATCACGCAGCGGGCCGGCCGGAATGCCACGGTGCGCCACGCGGCCGGCGTCGACAACACCGGCGCCCCCATTCCCACGACGGCCCTCAGCCCCGCCCTGCCGGTCGGCTCGGACGGCACGATCACCGTCACCCCGGACAAGTCCTTCGACTACAGCGGCACCCTCACGGTGCCGGCCGACGGCGACTACTCCTTCGTCTACGACCTTCCCGCCGCGTACGGCGCGCTGAAGATCGACGGCAAGAGCGTCATCACCGGCTTCCTGGGCTCCAGCAGCGCCACAGTGCACCTCACGGCGGGGAAGCACCGCCTCGCGGCCAACGCCCAGGCCATCCAGGGCGCACCGGCCAAGATCCGGCTGAACTGGGTCACCCCGCAGGCCGCGCAGACCGCCCGGGAGCAGGCCGTGGCACTGGCCCGCCAGGTGAAGACCCCCATCGTCTTCGCCTACGACGACGGTACCGAGGGCGTCGACCGGAAGAACCTCTCCCTGCCGGCCGACCAGGACGGGCTCATCTCCGCCGTCGCCGACGCCAACCCGAACACGATCGTCGTCCTCAACACGGGATCGTCGATCACCATGCCGTGGCTGTCCAAGGTCAAGGCGGTGCTCGACACGTACTACCCCGGGCAAAACGGGGCCGAGGCCACCGCCCGCCTGCTCTACGGCGACGTGAACCCGTCGGGCAAGACCACCCAGACGTTCCCCGCGAGCGAGTCCGCCACACCGGTCGCCGGCGACCCGCTCAGGTACCCGGGAGTGGACAACCAGGAGAACTACTCCGAGGGCGTCTACGTGGGCTACCGCTGGTACGACAAGGAGAAGGCCGCCCCGCTGTTCCCCTTCGGCCACGGCCTGTCGTACACCTCCTTCGCCTACCGCGACCTCGCGGTACGGCAGAGTCACGGCGGGGCGACCGTCTCGTTCACGCTGAAGAACACCGGCACCCGCGACGGTGACGAGGTCGCCCAGGTCTACGTCGGTGCGAGCCCGAAGACCACCGCGCCGCAGGCGGTGCGCTCGCTCGGCGGCTACCAGAAGGTGCATCTGCGCGCCGGTCAGTCGAAGACCGTACGCATCCGGGTCGACGCACAGCAGTTGAAGTACTGGAACACGTCCTCCCACGCCTGGGAGCTCGGCACCGGGCACCGGGAGGTGTGGGTCGGCTCCTCGTCGCGGACGCTCCCCCTGCACGGCGGGGTCGACGTCACGCACTGA
- a CDS encoding carboxylesterase family protein, whose product MTASRIRTVLGGALVMSLAVVGLLPATASASAPTVVPTDKGAVRGATSKGVERFLGIPYAAAPTGSLRWKPPRPAARWTGVREAADFGNPCPVLPSGNGPRSETEGCLDVNVWRPSGVRAGARLPVHVFIHGGGLTNGSGSQNDESKLVKETGVIGVSLNYRLGAFGFLGLPALTEEDGESGNYGFMDQQAALRWVQRNIAAFGGNPDEVTIDGESAGGWSVCGHLVSPGSRGLFARAMIQSGSCTSGPQARAEAAGTAFARQAGCDGTAQAAVLDCLRSASVGTLLDASRTFSAGFVDGTPTFPTGAGEALDSGGFARVPVVVGATRDEGRTFAAGYIGEDKQAYLAFVQGIAGARADEVLTRYPWPDTSDRYTAAYLIGGIMTDSGMISGIGGCGLRSLARTLERYTPTYAYEFDHRTGPGLTQIPGYVWGAGHAAELAYIWPSFNNGTPIAPLFNADERRLAREMTRYWGAFTKTGRPAVARQTSWPGYHSGNGLMLSLRAGGRSALIDDDRYSTEHQCAFWETMPGTQHS is encoded by the coding sequence ATGACTGCCAGCAGAATCCGTACTGTCCTGGGCGGCGCGTTAGTCATGTCCCTCGCCGTCGTCGGGCTGCTGCCCGCGACGGCTTCCGCGAGTGCGCCGACCGTGGTGCCCACCGACAAGGGCGCTGTGCGCGGCGCCACCTCGAAGGGCGTCGAGAGGTTCCTCGGCATCCCCTACGCGGCGGCGCCCACCGGCTCCCTGCGCTGGAAGCCGCCGCGGCCCGCAGCGCGGTGGACCGGCGTCCGGGAGGCGGCCGATTTCGGCAATCCCTGCCCCGTACTGCCCAGCGGCAACGGACCACGCAGCGAGACCGAGGGCTGCCTCGACGTCAACGTGTGGCGGCCGTCGGGCGTACGGGCCGGCGCCCGCCTTCCGGTGCACGTCTTCATCCACGGCGGTGGCCTGACCAACGGCAGCGGCTCGCAGAACGACGAGTCGAAGCTCGTCAAGGAGACGGGTGTCATCGGCGTCTCGCTCAACTACCGACTCGGCGCCTTCGGCTTCCTCGGCCTGCCCGCCCTCACCGAGGAGGACGGCGAGTCCGGCAACTACGGGTTCATGGACCAGCAGGCCGCGCTGCGCTGGGTGCAGCGCAACATCGCCGCCTTCGGCGGGAACCCCGATGAGGTCACCATCGACGGCGAGTCCGCGGGCGGCTGGTCCGTCTGCGGGCATCTGGTGTCGCCCGGCTCGCGCGGGCTGTTCGCCCGCGCCATGATCCAGAGCGGCTCCTGTACCAGCGGACCGCAGGCCCGGGCGGAGGCCGCCGGGACGGCGTTCGCCCGGCAAGCGGGCTGCGACGGCACGGCTCAGGCGGCCGTCCTCGACTGTCTGCGGTCGGCTTCGGTGGGTACGCTCCTCGACGCGAGCCGGACCTTCTCGGCCGGCTTCGTGGACGGGACTCCGACGTTCCCGACCGGAGCGGGCGAGGCGCTGGACAGCGGGGGGTTCGCCCGTGTGCCCGTCGTCGTCGGCGCCACCCGTGACGAGGGCCGCACCTTCGCCGCGGGCTACATAGGCGAAGACAAGCAGGCCTACCTCGCCTTCGTCCAGGGCATCGCCGGCGCCCGGGCCGACGAGGTCCTCACCCGTTACCCCTGGCCCGATACGTCCGACCGGTACACCGCGGCGTACCTCATCGGCGGGATCATGACCGACTCGGGGATGATCTCGGGGATCGGCGGGTGCGGACTCCGCTCGCTCGCCCGGACCCTCGAGCGGTACACCCCCACCTATGCGTACGAGTTCGACCACCGGACCGGCCCTGGCTTGACGCAGATCCCCGGCTACGTATGGGGGGCCGGCCACGCCGCGGAACTCGCCTACATCTGGCCCAGCTTCAACAACGGCACACCCATCGCCCCGCTGTTCAACGCCGACGAGCGCCGGCTCGCCCGCGAGATGACGCGGTACTGGGGCGCGTTCACGAAGACCGGCCGGCCGGCCGTCGCCCGGCAGACGAGCTGGCCCGGCTATCACAGCGGCAACGGCCTGATGCTGTCGCTGAGGGCGGGGGGCAGGAGTGCCCTGATCGACGACGACCGGTACTCG